In Alosa sapidissima isolate fAloSap1 chromosome 4, fAloSap1.pri, whole genome shotgun sequence, the following are encoded in one genomic region:
- the gpr27 gene encoding probable G-protein coupled receptor 27, translating to MANTSDLGESNPSLQNYAITASAVKLASLGLIICTSLMGNVSLSLLVLKDSTLHKAPYYFLLDLCLADIIRTTVCFPFVMISISSGSIWAYSLIICKIIAFMAVLFCFHIAFMLFCVSVTRYMAIAHHRFYSKRMTLWTCVAIICMVWTLSIAMAFPPVFDVGTYKFIREEEQCIFEHRYVKANDTLGFMLMLAVIVGTTHVVYIKMLCFVYDHRKMKPAQLIPAISQNWTFHGPGATGQAAANWIAGFGRGPTPPTLVGIRQASHNANRRLLVLDEFKMEKRIGKMYYMITLAFLVLWSPYIITCYLRVFVKGSTIPQVYLTAAVWLTFAQAGANPIICFIFNKELRMRLRACFPCCVGTQTPMEPYCVI from the coding sequence ATGGCGAACACAAGTGATCTGGGGGAAAGCAACCCATCGCTTCAGAATTATGCTATCACTGCCTCTGCGGTGAAGCTAGCCTCCCTAGGACTCATCATTTGCACCAGTTTGATGGGGAACGTATCGTTATCCCTCCTGGTGCTGAAAGACAGCACCTTACACAAGGCTCCGTATTATTTTCTTCTCGACCTGTGCTTGGCCGACATCATTCGGACGACTGTTTGCTTCCCCTTCGTGATGATATCCATAAGCAGTGGTTCCATCTGGGCATACAGTCTAATAATCTGCAAGATCATCGCGTTCATGGCAGTTCTATTCTGTTTCCACATAGCATTTATGCTCTTCTGCGTCAGCGTTACAAGATACATGGCAATCGCTCACCACAGATTTTACTCCAAACGGATGACGCTGTGGACATGTGTAGCTATTATCTGCATGGTGTGGACCCTCTCCATCGCAATGGCATTCCCTCCAGTGTTTGATGTGGGTACATATAAATTCATTCGAGAGgaagaacagtgcattttcgaGCACCGATATGTGAAAGCAAACGATACCTTGGGTTTTATGTTGATGCTGGCCGTCATAGTAGGCACAACGCACGTCGTTTATATAAAAATGCTGTGTTTTGTCTACGATCATCGTAAGATGAAACCCGCGCAGCTGATCCCGGCCATCAGCCAAAACTGGACATTTCATGGCCCAGGTGCGACAGGCCAAGCGGCTGCCAACTGGATTGCAGGCTTTGGACGAGGTCCCACACCACCGACACTGGTGGGCATCCGACAAGCGTCGCACAACGCAAATCGAAGGCTGTTAGTTTTAGACGAATTTAAGATGGAGAAGCGGATAGGGAAGATGTACTACATGATAACGCTTGCGTTTCTCGTCCTCTGGTCACCTTACATCATTACGTGCTACCTTCGAGTGTTTGTCAAAGGCAGCACCATTCCACAGGTCTACCTAACTGCGGCCGTTTGGCTGACATTTGCCCAAGCGGGAGCCAATCCAATTATCTgtttcattttcaacaaagaACTGAGGATGCGTCTTAGAGCCTGCTTTCCTTGTTGTGTGGGCACTCAGACACCCATGGAGCCATATTGTGTCATCTGA